Proteins encoded in a region of the Streptomyces sp. NBC_00310 genome:
- a CDS encoding glutathione S-transferase family protein has product MSVGEGNEAYGRKAFKRSRSHFTDRITADGRDGWPVEAGRYRLVVSRACPWASRAVISRRLLGLEGALSMAVTDPIQDDRSWRFTLDPDDRDPVLGIRFLKEAYDARESDYPGGVSVPAIVDVPSGELVTNDYQRLTLDLATEWTDLHREGAPDLYPAALRDEIDTVMEEVYQDVNNGVYRAGFATGQQEYEGACAGVFRRLEALSERLARQRYLVGETITEADIRLFTTLVRFDPVYHGHFKCNRWKLAEDRVLWAYARDLFQTPGFGDTVDFDHIKRHYYQVHTGINPTAVVPLGPDLAGWLTPHGREDLGGSPFGDGTAPGPVPAAEVVAPQGRP; this is encoded by the coding sequence ATGAGTGTCGGCGAGGGCAACGAGGCGTACGGCAGGAAGGCGTTCAAGCGGTCCCGTAGCCACTTCACGGACCGGATCACGGCCGACGGCCGGGACGGCTGGCCGGTGGAGGCGGGCCGCTACCGGCTGGTGGTCAGCCGGGCCTGCCCCTGGGCGAGCCGGGCGGTGATCTCGCGGCGGCTGCTGGGTCTGGAGGGCGCCCTGTCGATGGCCGTCACCGACCCGATCCAGGACGACCGCAGCTGGCGGTTCACGCTGGACCCGGACGACCGCGACCCGGTGCTCGGCATCCGGTTCCTGAAGGAGGCGTACGACGCACGGGAGAGCGACTACCCGGGCGGTGTCAGCGTCCCGGCGATCGTCGACGTGCCGAGCGGCGAGCTGGTCACCAACGACTACCAGCGGCTCACCCTCGACCTCGCCACCGAGTGGACGGACCTGCACCGCGAGGGCGCGCCCGACCTGTATCCGGCGGCCCTGCGCGACGAGATCGACACGGTGATGGAGGAGGTCTATCAGGACGTCAACAACGGGGTGTACCGGGCGGGCTTCGCCACGGGCCAGCAGGAGTACGAGGGGGCCTGCGCCGGGGTGTTCCGGCGGCTGGAGGCGCTGTCGGAGCGGCTGGCACGACAGCGCTATCTCGTCGGCGAGACGATCACGGAGGCGGACATCCGGCTCTTCACCACACTGGTGCGTTTCGACCCCGTCTACCACGGTCACTTCAAGTGCAACCGCTGGAAGCTGGCGGAGGACCGGGTGCTGTGGGCGTATGCCCGTGACCTCTTCCAGACCCCCGGATTCGGCGACACCGTCGACTTCGACCACATCAAGCGGCACTACTACCAGGTGCACACGGGCATCAACCCGACCGCCGTGGTGCCGCTGGGGCCCGATCTGGCGGGCTGGCTCACGCCCCACGGGCGTGAGGACCTGGGCGGCAGCCCGTTCGGCGACGGCACGGCTCCGGGGCCGGTGCCCGCGGCCGAGGTCGTGGCCCCGCAGGGTCGTCCCTGA